aggcctaATGGTTTTGGTCCACACAGTTTTTCATACTGGATCCCTTCCTGCATTCATATGTGCTATGAGCAGGCAGGTGTCCTACCTCCTGCCGTCTTGACAACCCATTCATGAGAGCTCAGGCTTCATGAGTGGTGTTTCTGGCTCAGATCCCAATCCAAGACATCTGCAGAGCAGAGACCTGGTCATCGGTACATACTTTCTCCTCCTTCCAACTacaccatcacccagcaggctagggCTGACGCCAAGTTTTGTAGAGCAGTGTTGCAATCTGCATGTTCATGAACTCCAAGCCCACATCTGCAGGTAacgcttgggagtcacctaatggGGAATGGAAATGAGCAAACACCCaagggggggagtggggtgaaattactaacctttctgtaactttTTTCTCTGAGatatgttgttcatgtccattccatgatccACCCTTTTGCCTCTCTGTCGGAGTTAGCTAGTAAGAAGGAACAGAGAAGGTGCAGGACAAGTCGGACCCCTCATACCAGTGCATAGTCAAATCAACAATGTAACAATCAAAATTCTTCTCTATCTTCTGATATAGAAAACAAATAACAAGTAATTTCTCCCCAACTACCCCAAAATTGGGTCCAACTCCAATTACATAAATATgtctagatgatcatgatggtcccttctgggtttATAAACTCAGACTTTAAGCAGTAGTAGTACTAGCAGTACCCAAAACATAGTCTGCGGACTGCTAGTGATCCCTAGACCACTTGCTAATGGTCTGTGGAGAagtggctggtcacatggtgctgcttGTCTTACTTTCCAGCTGAGAGAAACAGAAGGTATCTGAGGGAAGACAAAATGAACAAAAGTAGGAAGTGTGATTAACTTTTTTCAGAGATTACTTGCTGATCTTTAATGTTAAGTTAAAATACACAAATAGTTTCACAATATTACTCTGCAGTGTGTAATAATTGCTGTAGTTGCACCTAAGCATTATGCAATAACAAATGGGAGAGGAGCTGGTCCATGCAATCGCAGATGGGAATGGAGTTGGCCCCTAAGACAGAATCTCCATTAAGAGGTGGTCTGCACTGGAGAAGTTTACTAATGCCTGTATAATAGAAAACACCAAAATTAAGAATAAACAGTAAATTCTGTAGATAGGAGTTTTGGTAGGTGTTGTAGAGCTTTTGTTGCCTTAACTTCGCCACCATTTTGAAATCATTTAAAGAACTCAAATATTGATTTTGAATTTGTGCTGGAGGAGTTTATGGATTTATCTGTACCTCAGTCAGAAAGCATGTAGTTCTGTCTTCAACAGAGCCATGTTTagaaacactggaaaaaatacCTTTCCCTGTCTGTGGAATCCACCTTTTCAGGAGGCCGATGGAATACAATAGTTTGCCATATCTACTGATTCACCTTTAGAATCTATTCCGACCTAATGGCTGTGTCTTCTCCAGCAGTCTGGTGGGGGTTTAAAACCCAGTGGCTTCATGTTTCCCACCAGCAACTATTCTGCAAACTATAAAccgtccatggaccacagtttagGAAACAGTGCCTTAAGATTGAAGGGTTGGTTAGGATTAAGATGCTCTCTCAGGCTCCTTGAAAACTAAACTGGTATGGATATATGCTTTCAAATTGAAAATTATAGAAAACTTTTCATTGCTGATTTTTGGTAAAATCATGTTTTTCTAACTGTGTTTAATCTCCCAGGGAACAACACAGAATTCTTTGAATGTCCAAGGGACTTCGTCACAGAATCAACAGGTAATTCTTATTCGTTTATTTATTCCTGCCATTACTTTCTCTGTTTTGAGAATTAGCAGGAAGAGAAAGCACTAAACAAACATCATTTAATATCTGTGTTATACAATAGAACTCCAGTATTTAAAAAAGCGCATTTGACTAGTTTAGAATTTTTAAATTGGACTTTGGTGGGGAATTTCTGCAGTACATAGAATGAGTTCTTGGTACATGCTCTGAATTTTGTTATATCCCCCCCTTAACTGGCATGTATGGAGAGACAGCTGCTATTACAAACTTCAGGCCTGATTTTTAGTTTTTCCCCAGTTCCTTTATTTCACAATTCCAGTGGGATAAAGGGGGCAGAAACAGCCTCTGGAGAATACCCCTAGTATATGGGATTTTATTGGATGCTATAGAACTGTCCGAACACCTATATGTTGTCCTCTGAATAGTCCCCTAATGTAGAGGGTATATTGGAGAATAGAGGAGGTGTGGCCAGAGCACCCCCAGATGACCTCAGGCAGCTGTATGTGTTTGAGCTGCCTCAAGGCTGCTCTCACATAGATTGGGAGTTGAGTAGGCCCCTTAACATGGCCAAGAATTCAGAGGCCAAAAAATTGCAGAAAGCTATTTttgtgctctttctctctcttcccccccccccgccccccaagttcTTGTGCCAATTGCAAGGATCGAGAATTGGACCCAGTGTCTTTGTGGGAACAAACACAGACAGCTGCCTGAGTTCATCTAAGGGTGATCTGGCAGTTGAGACTAGCTGGAGCACAGCATGCTCCGGACCCAGCGTCTGTGTGGGAATTGTTGTCCCCTCTCTGCAGTTGAGGAATTTAATATATATCTTCATAAGAAGCATGGCCAGAAAAGTGTAACTGACAATGCTGAATGTTCAGGTCTCTGTACAGCCTTCTCCCTTCAAAGTTGATGACTTTGTAACTAGTTGTAACAACTGGCTTATTCTTCTCAGCTGAAGGGAATTACCTAATTATACTAAAGCCAAATAAAGTAGAGATACTTTGCTGATCCCTGCCATTGAGACACCTCCCTGTTCACTTGAGAAGGTACTGAACTGCTATATGCAAAGTATCAGCAAATCTGTCTATAGCACTGAATATTCAGTGGACCACTGAAGCAACATTAGGAAGTATACATATCTTCAAATAGAATGGTTACTCCCTCGACTTTACTACAGCACGCTGTTCAAAGCTGGTAATTCTATGGAAGTGACAACTGACATGGTCAACTATCTTTTTAGATATttatgcctttttaaaattagCAGTTCTACATGCTTACAGTGAATGAATTTGAAATACCTCTGTCCCCCAACTTACTGCATCTCTTGATATTCTACTAATAACATACTAACATTGATAGCAGAGAAAATGGacaaatttaaaaatgtactAAAGGGATTATGAAAGATACAGTTTAGCCAATAAGTGACTGAAGTCTAAACCAGTCTTATGAGGAACATTAACAGTATGTTAGTTTCTTTCCAGTAGTTTCAGTGGAAGTATAAAGAAAGTAGATGAGTGCTACTTATATTTTGCATGACTTATTGAATTATGTTCTTCTGTTATTGTAGGTGCCTGATAATCCACCAAACTATATACTCTTCCTTAATAACTTGCCAGAAGAGACAAATGAGATGATGCTGTCTATGCTATTTAATCAGTAAGTTGTGTatataacattttttttctcctttcattctccattatatgcacacacacacacattttcctgAGCCCTGACCTGTAGGGGATACTTAACAATATGAGAGTTCAGTCTTGGGTCCAGTTAATCCTTGGCCTTACTGCTGAAAATACAGCCATGTAAATTGTGGTAGCTCTTTAATATGGACACCTGCCCATTAggaactagagagacaaggtgggtgaagtaatatcttttattggaccaacttctcctggtgagagggacaagtttcaggtcagacctgaagaagagctctgtgtaagctcgaaagcttgtgtctctcaccagtagcagttggtctaataaaagatattacctcacgtaccttgtctctctagtatcctgtgACCCACACagttacaacagcactgcatacaacATTAGGAACTAGCTCAATTCACGTAGACCACCTATACCCATCAGATGGTTATGACTCGCAACCAATCTGGGTTAGAGTTCAAGCTAGTGACCTTTGAGGTGAAAGACTGCACAGTCACAGAAATGACTATAGACTTTATATGATTTAAGTCCATCTCAAACTTTTGGAAGCTCAGCTCCCCCTTTGGGAAGATGAAACCCACTTTCATTCTCCTTGCAACCATCATTTGGTTTTTAAGGTCCACTTATCTTACCAAATGCATCTTTCTCATCCTGGCTAGTCGTTCATGTGGCCCCAGGAATATACAACCCACTGTCTTGGGCATGTTATAGAGCTTCATAATATGATCCTCCTCCGTCTTATAcaataaatattaacattttaaactgTCATTGGTATCTGAGTTAGCATTCAGTGAAATTAATGGGGAATTTCACATCTTGGTGCTCttatttcaggctctctgcaaacgcAGGCAGATGTCGCTGCATCATTTTAATTTGCTTCTTGTTTTGAAggctttctttgcaaccataacagctaaacacttcatttttaaaaaaatgaaagctgagactgaGGCAATTGAAAGTATTGTACATGCTTTCTGAGACTTGGGGTGTGCTTCAAACTTTGATTTGCTCATGAATAATTTGTCTGTTTTCCATTCTCATTTGTCTTACAGTAACACTGTTTGTTCCTCCCCTGCATTTCCTCACTTTCTAAATAACTTAAATGGCTACATGAATTTACTCCATCTGTTCAGAAAACTCACTACTGGGTTGAGATTGACTTTGGAAAGTTCAGCAATTAAGGGACAATTTACAGTTATAAGCACTTGCACATGGTGATATAATTGATATGAAATTGTAATGATAGTCTTTGCTGTACTGTGGTCCAGGAATAGGAAATGTTACTTAAATAACTTGAAAGTATTAATCTTCTATAGCAATGATACTCCACATATGCTGCTTTGGGTCTGGATATGTAGTTCTTGGGGAATCTTTgaatttcagtggagctattcttGGTCTCATCCAATGCAGCATAAGGATTGAAGAGAATGGAAGTACCACGTTCGCTCAGGTGAAGCAGGAAAGTGTGgagagtggggaggagatggaaaaCATCCCTCCTAGGATCCCTGTGTCATGGGAAGAAAGCTCCATATGATGGTCTATCAGAATAGTATGACATCCTGACTTTGCTTGCTTGATGTTTTTGCCCTAATGCCCCACACATAATGGAGCAATGACCATGTAACCTCATGCTGCTGCAGATATGACAACTGCAGTGTAGAGAATGCCTTGCTGTGATTGAGTTTCTCTGCCACTTCATTACTAGTCAAGTAGTTTCACGTTTCCTTACAGATGAGAACTACTGCGCTACTTTTAAATGTGTTACTAGTAGTGATGGAATGTTATAGTATTGGGTGCTTATGATAAGGCTTAGCAGTTGCTTGAGAGATTTACCATCTGATATAAATCAATGTCATCTTATCTGACTGACTTCTCCTTTGTTTTAAAGGTTCCCTGGCTTCAAAGAAGTACGTTTAGTGCCTGGGAGACATGACATTGCTTTTGTGGAGTTTGAAAATGAGGGACAGGCGGGAGCTGCTCGTGATGCTCTCCAAGGGTTCAAGATTACTCCATCCCATGCAATGAAAATCACTTATGCTAAGAAATAACCATGGATGTTATCTTAAAAGGACTGTTTTGTATAATATGATACCACCTTTTTGGCCAACTAAAATTGTATCTTCTTTTGAAGAAGAGTAAGGAGACATTTGTGTAAAACTGTAAGGGTTACTCAAGTAGGACAACTGTAGATTTCCACATCTAGTGGATAGTAACTTGCTGTGCTGAAATCCTAACTTAGTAAAAAtaaatgctatttttattttgttgaagcTATGATTTTGCATCATCTGTTTTATTGGCTAACGATTTTCCTACTGATGCTTCACTGTCTCAGAagagactgtttttttttttttttaaaaagcgtaACTTTGGAACAAGAATGATGGAGACAGGAATACCAATATATTTGGATTAAATACAGTATCATATTTACACTGTTCTCAGTTTGATTGAAAAACAAAGCTGTTTCTTTGATAAGGAGGTCAGGCTCTTGTCGCCAAAGGAAGCAAGAGGGGAGTGGTGATTCTCCAGTTCCTGATAGCAGGTGGAGAGTAGGGAGCGAAGCATGTCACTGGTGGCTTCATCCCCTGAAACTGTGATACACATAGAAAAGGAATTTGtgggctgggtggggcaggggaagatgTGCAGGTGATAGTTTAGGTCTCTTGCTTACTTTCCTATTCTTGTCTGTCTGATCTCTAGTTTGTTTCTAATGATCCTGGAGTCTTTAATGGCAAGGTGGTTTAGGGGACCTTTCTGGTACTCTATAAAGCTGCTGCAGGATAGCCTGATGGTGCATGCAGCCTCGTCTCTTGTTAGGTAGGATTTCCTGAATCCTATTTTATTTCAAACCATTGTGACTAAAATAGGAACTtggattcaattttttttaatacatgacattaagggcttgtcttcactaccagggtaaattgacctaagttacgctactccagctatgtaaataatgtagctggagtcgatgtagcttaggtcgacttaccacggtgtcttcactgcgctgcgtcAACAAGAGACACTCTCcggttgacttaccttactcttctcggggagctggagtaccagagttgatcggagagcactctgccatcgatttagcgggtcttcagtagacccgctaaatcgacacccactgcatcgatcgcagcagtgTGACTACAAGCCTCTATACACCATCACTGTAAGGTCCTAAATGAACTGCATGTTAAAGtgccagcctgggacttgggagacccaggttcaataaGTTGATTTGTCGCAGACTTTGtgacccttgggcaagtcacttagcctctttatgcctcagttccccatctgtaaattggggataatagcacttctgtATCTCATGGGaatgttgtgagggtaaatacattaaagactgtgaggtgtttAGATAGTATGAATGGGGATCATACAGGGGTACAGCATTTATTTTGTACAAGAAAAGCTAAAGCATTTTTCTAGACCAAGTTAATAAAGAAACCCAGTTAAAATACACATTTATATTCTGGATGAAACCTGCACAGGAACTATTGGGAATTTGTACTGCAGACTTTCCTGGACATTCAGACCCTAGTCAATGTAGACCTGGACAAACAGGTGTCAGACTTGCCTTCAGCTCTCCCCACACCTTTAACTTCTGGACCTGTTAGGCCACTAAAATACTTTGGATAAGGGTGAGTGAGTCTGGCGTGGGTTTTTGGTAGGATAttttgtggggaggaaggggcagcccAGGTCTGTGCTATTGTTTCTGATCCAGGCACCAGCTACTCTGAGGACTACGCCCTTAACAACCAAAATTAACATGGTACCTTTTCTGAATAGACTGAACCTACCTGCTCCCAAAGCAAATCTGTACCATAATTGCTATTTTGACCAAAACTTAGTATCTTCAGGAGAGCATGAAGCCACTTTAGAACAAGACACATTCACTCTTTGTATGCTTCTTGATTTGATATTGGTATATAAAAATTGCTGTGGAATAGGAGACTGTGCTATATTTCAGTAGGACCTATAGTGATCTGTATATAAAATCTCATTTTGTTAAAGGAGACTCCAATGGGAGGATTTTTCACTTTCCACCCCAAAGTAAATTGCAAAATTCCTCTTCTAATAGTATATTCATACTTCCCATATCTTTTGCAGTAATTTTTCTTGAGCATACACAATTGAAAGTTCCACTTAGCAATTACTGACCTAAGACAACTGGTAGGCTGCATATTTGCCATGAATGTACAAGTAACTTttgcggtttttttttttctggtgtagtttttttaaaagggcGGGAGGACATTTTTGTAGGTGCCCTAATTCTGAACTAGGGATTCCACCACCTTTTTGATGTGCATGTAATGGAGTCTCCCATATGGTTTAGCATTTAGACCAATCCATGGTACATAATTTGGGAAGGAGTGTGCTGAGGTACAACAAAGAGCAGCTAGATGTCAACTTCATGTTGAGATGGAGAGCAAGGCAACAGCCGGAAGATCAGTGGGAATGTAATTAACATAATCAGAATATGACAAGGACATaatgttagagagacaaagtgggtgaggttaTATTGTTTATTGGATCAACCTCTATTggtgtgagagagaagcttttgtgtgtggctcgaaagcttgtctctcatcaacagaagctgatccaataaaagatattaactcacccaccttgtctctaatactgacacagctacaatcACACTGCAAGGAGACAGTATTAACATTCCTACTTTATGAAGAATCCCATAGGATTTGTAATAACTAGCTGACAGTCACTGCTGTTTTGTTCCTTACCTGAAAAACGGCACGTTTATCAGCATGGGGGGGCCCCCCTTAGGCATTGATTCAGTACTGACTCTCCCAAGAGTGCCACGTAATCACTTGCCAAACTATCAGGTGTACCTAGGTCAGTGATCTCCCCTGCAAGTACTGAGCTGGCTTAGCCTTCCATTACTTGTGAGAACGGTGGGGATCATGGAAGTAGGTGGTATGACTGAAGGCCACTGTTCTCTTTATTATCACCTTTTTCTTCCTATGTATCATACTGAATTTTAAACGTGCTGACCTTTAAAATGCTGTCTTCAAGGAGTAGAGATCAATCTGTTACAACATACGCAGTTCAGTGCCTCAAGTGCACAACTTCTCCAGTGTGAGTCCAGTTATGCAACAGCGTGCTGTGAGATTTTCAGGGAGGAATGTGATTCTACGCTCGCATGCAAGACATGACCTCACACATACGGTGGGTGCAAGGTCATACTGTGGTGAGGATACTGCAGTTATGTAAATTAGGATGGAAAAGGGTTGTTCTGGCATAAGCTGTTAAATATGTTTGCTTTTTAACTAgagcacccaatgaaattaaagctTTGTCCACGCTATGAATATGCAGTGCCTAAATTTCAAATGTAATTTGCTGATgcacagagcctttcactgagaTTCAACTACCTGTGCCACTGACTAGGTTTATTTATATttgcagtagtgcctaagggCCCTGTAGAAACAAGACACAGAGACAGTCTGCCCCAGAAAGCTCTGACTTTGTCTTTGTACATTTCATGAGAATCAAGGATTTATGGACTTTAAGGGATGTTATTTCATTTGCTGCTTAACGaggactgatttatttttttcatcttcAGACAAATTTTGCCTGAGGTGGTGATAAGAATATTACAGTTAACTAAGGCCTACAGGAAAGTATAGAATGTCTCTGTAATACAGCAGTTTATTGAAGCAATGGTACAAAAAAGCTTTGGAAAGGGATTGTATTTGGTAAATAAAACCTGAGGGTCCCCTGGGGCCCTATGGTTCCTCTTAAAGTAGTGGAATGTTAACCTAATCTCTTCCCATTGGTCAGGGAAATGTTTGTCCAGATGTCTAGCTTTTCCATAAAAGATAAGTGTTACCAGACTTGGCATGCATTTGAGAGAGAAGTGCTAGCAAAGAACATTGATAGAAAAATGACACTAACTATTGATTTGGTTATACTATTTTTATGCCTTGGAGTTGCATATCCTGGCGTGACTGGAATTTTTATGGACAAACTTGCCAGCAAAAAGCTCTGTGCTGATGAGGAGTGTGCTTGTAAgtatttttgtttaaactttAGTAAAGCATATGATCAAAACTAAATGTGTTTTTTATACAAAGCAGTGTCTGGTTTTGAAATGTAAGAACGAGCTGCTTGTTAGCTTTGCTGTATTAAATCGGTGTCTTTGTacctttaaaaaattttttaatgtGGCAAAACCACATGTGAAATTAATTTATATTCCACATGCTGCTTTTTCAAGGATTTTGTTTCAAAATCCATTATAATCAAAGGTAGGTGtagttaaaaacatttttctgagAACACTGTTGTAGTGTTGTAATGTTGTGATAAAGTGAGTATCTCTGGCTTTACTTTACTTTGCTTAGTACAGACTGAAAATTGTGTAAGATGAAATCTGGCAGCCTTTTCTCTGATTACTTGCTTCAGAGAGAGTCTAATATATACGCGTTATCCAcctcctttttttcctttgcagacaCCATTTCCCTTGCCAGAGCAGAAGATGATTACAACGCACCAGACTGCAGGTTCATTAATATTAAAAAAGGGCAGTTGATTTATGTTTATTCAAAActagtgaaagagagagaagctggAGAGTTCTGGGCTGGAAGTGTAAGATGAAATTCTTCTTTATACAAGCATTAATCTACCTCTAGTTGGCTAGTAATGTTTCTTTGTCAacatccactttttaaaaagcagagttTAGCAGCGAAAATAAATCCTGTGGCGTTTTTAAAGACTGcatctgagattttaaaaaagtgaatataCAAAACTTTCCAATCCAAACTTCACAAGCATTGATAAGAATCTCTCTCCTATTGAGAGACCATATAACCTATTAAAATATAGATAATAGTATAATGGAAATAAATGCACTGAAGCAATCAAAATAAAATCCAATGCTCTTCTGCTGCTGCCATTTATTCAAAGAATCAGGTGCAAACGTTTTACAGCAA
This genomic window from Emys orbicularis isolate rEmyOrb1 chromosome 3, rEmyOrb1.hap1, whole genome shotgun sequence contains:
- the OTOR gene encoding otoraplin — encoded protein: MTLTIDLVILFLCLGVAYPGVTGIFMDKLASKKLCADEECAYTISLARAEDDYNAPDCRFINIKKGQLIYVYSKLVKEREAGEFWAGSVYGEQYEDQMGTVGYFPSSLVSEQYVYQEANKTIPTTAIDFFCE